In Thermoplasmata archaeon, the genomic window AGGCGCGGTACCCCCGGCTGCGCTTCCGACTGCGGGACGAGACCGGGCAGCTCCGGCGCTACGTTCGCGTGTTCGTGGACGGGGAGGACGTGAGCGGGACGACGGGCCTCACCACGTCGCTGGCCGGCGCCCGGTCGGTCGATATCCTCCATTCCATCGCCGGAGGCTGAGGAGGAAAGAGGGCATGCCGCGGAACCAGAGAGTCCGGGTCCTTCTCGGGACCCGCAAGGGAACCTACGTCGTCGACAGCGACCGCCGCCGCCGAACCTGGAGAGTGGGCCCGGCCGCCCATGCGGGCAGCGAGGTCTACCACGTGGTGGCCGACCCGCGCCACCCGGGAGACCTCTACGCGGCCGTGAACAACGGTTTCTGGGGCCCGATGGTGCAGCGCTCGCGCAACTGGGGCAAGACCTGGAAGGAGATCGCCACGCCCCTGACGCCGGTCCGCAAGGACCGTACCGGGCCGTTCTTCGACGACAGCCCGGGCGCCGGGACGCCGCGGCCGCTCACGAACCTCTGGCACATCGAGCCGGGGCTGCCGAGCGAGCCCGGGACGCTGTTCCTCGGCGCCGACCCGCATCTGTTGTTCCGCAGCCCGGACCTCGGGGCGAGCTGGCAAGGGGTGGCCAGCCTCAACGAGCACCCGGACCGCAAGAACTGGGGGCCCGGTGCGGGCGGGGCGTGCCTGCACACGATCCTGCTCGATCCGCGGGACCCCCAGCGCCTCTACGTGGGCATGTCGGCGGTCGGAACGTTCCGATCCGAGGACGGAGGCGGGAGCTGGAAGCCGGTCAACCGCGGCGTGATGACCCCGTTCCTGCCGACCAAATACCCCGAGACGGGCCAGTGCGTCCACCACGTCGCGATGGACGCGGCGAACCCCGACGTCTTCTACCGACAGGACCACGGCGGCATGTACGTCTCTCGCGACCGGATGGAGCGCTGGACGCGGATCGGCCGAGCCCTCGGCGACGACTTCGGCTTCTGCGTCGCGTCGCCGGCAAGCGCCCCGGGCCGCGCCTACTTCGTCCGCCTGAACGGGCAGGCGCGCGTGACCGGTGAGGGATACTTCCAGGTCCACGCCTGGGACGACGAGCGGCGCCGCTGGTCGAGGCTGCTCCAACCGGGGGCCTTCCCCGGCCACTTCGGCGTCCAGCGGGAAGGGATCGCGACCGACGCCCTGACCCCGCACGGCATCTACGTGGGCACGACGACCGGTCAGCTGTTCATCAGCCCGAACGCCGGCCGGTCCTGGCAGCTTGTGGCCTACCAGTTCCCGGGCATCCACTCGGTGAGCATCGCGAACCCGGACTGAGGTCCCCGGGGGCGAGGCCGCTCGTCGGCCGGATCGCCGACAATTTTATATTGTTTCCAAATTGTTCGCTTACCGAACTAAATGAGCTCGACGTCGGATGGCTCGGCCGGTCGGCCCCCGAACCCGGCGGACCGGCTCGCCCGGACGGTCGGTCGACTGGTCCGGAACCGGATCAAGCACGGGCGCGAGGAGGCGAGGGCGCTCGGTCTGACCTTGCCGCAGCTGTTCGTGCTCGTCGGCCTGCGGGAGTTCGAACCGATGCCCGTGAGCCGATGGACCGACGCGATCGGGGTTTCTCCCTCCGCCACCACGGGGCTCCTCGACGGCCTCGAAGAGGCCGGCTACCTGGCCCGCGTCCACGGCCGGACGGACCGACGACAGGTGCTGATCTCGCTCACTCCGGCTGGTCGCCGGCTGGGGGCACGGGTCGAGCGCGGGGCCCGCGCCCGATGGCGAGCCTTCTGCCGGGGGGTGTCCGAGCAGGATCTCGGGGCCGCGGCGGACACGCTCGAGCGGATCGTCCGACGCATGGGACCCGCGGCGGACCTCGCTCCGCGGGGTCGGCCGCGATCGCGGACCCCGCCCGGGACGAGGCGTCGCGATCGCCGGAGCGGATAGTCGGATGGCCGCCGAGCAGGACGCGCCGCCCTCGAACGCCGGCCCCCCGACCCCGGCGCCGAAGACGCTCGCGACCTTCGATCGCGCGTACGCCAATCGCGTGATGGTCCTTCTCGCCGCGATCGTCGTCGTGGTCCTGTACATCGAGGGGATGCTCACGCCGTCGCTGCCGACGATCCAGTCCGACTTCCACGTCGACACGGCGCAGGCGAGCCTCATCATCTCCTCCTACGCCGCCGCCGGGGTGGCCCTGTCGCCCGTCATCGGGAAGCTCGGCGACATCCACGGCAAGCGCAAGGTGCTCAGCGCCGTCATGCTCGCCTACGCCGCCGCGGTCTCCGTCACCGGCTTCTCTCCGACGTTCTCCTTCATGGTGGCCGCCCGCACGGTCCAGGGGATCGGGCTCACGATCCTTCCGCTCGGAATGGCCCTCGTGCGCGAGGAGTTCCCGCGGGAGCTCGTCCCGCGCGCCCAGGGGCTCCTCAGCGCCATGTTCGGCGTCGGATTCGTGGTGAGCCTGCCGGCCGGGTCGTTCATCTCGCAGAACTACGGCTGGCGGGTCACCTACCACTCCGCGATCCCGTTCGTCGTGCTGCTCGCGATCCTGGTCGTCCTCTTCGTGCGGGAGTCGTCGTACCGACGGCCGAACGCCCGGGTCGACTACGTCGGCGCGGCGTTCCTCGGGGGCGGGCTCGGCGGCGTGGTGACGGGGCTCGCCCAGGGCCAGCTGTGGGGATGGACCTCCGCGCCGACCCTCAGCTTCCTGGGCGTCGGGATCGCCCTGTTCGTCCCGTTCGCGCTCTACGAGGGCTGGTGGAAGCGGCGCAACCGCGAGCCGATCATCGACGGCCGGCTGCTGCGGGAGCGGAACGTCCTCGTCACGAACCTCGTCCTCACCGTGGTCGGTCTCGCGATGTACGTGGCCCTGTTCTCGCTGATCTACCAGTTCGAGTTCCCGCCCGCCTCGGGGGGCTACAACGGGTCGTTCCCGACGATCAACATCTTCACCGCCGGCCTCTACATCGTTCCGCTCGCCCTCGCCATGATCGTCGTCGCGGCGGTCGTGAGCTTCACGGTCTCGCGCGTCGGGGTTAAGCCGCTCGCCCTCGGCGGCGCCGTCGTGACCGCGCTCGGCTTCTATCTCGTCTCGACGGCGGGTGCCCTCTCCCAGGCCCTGCTCTACGAGACGGTGATCGGGGCCGGGATCGCGATGCTGAACGCCTCGGTCATCAATCTGCTCATCCTCACCGTCGACCCCAAGGACATGGGGCAGGCGACCGCGATGAACAACGTCTTCCGCAACATCGGCGGGAGCGTCGGCGCCCCGATCGCCGGCTCGCTGCTCGCCACGTTCGTCCTCACTTCGGGGCCCTGGGCGGGCTTCGGGGTGCCCGCCCACCTCGCCTTCCAGTACGCGTTCTGGATCGCCGCGGCGGTGATGCTGGTCGGCGGGATCACGATCCTCTTCGGGCAGGAGGTCCTGGGCCCCCGTCGGCACAGCCGATTCGCCCATCTGCCCGTGCTGCCTCCCCACGCCCGCCGCGCCGCCGGGCCCGGGCCTCCGGATCCCGCGCCGGCCCCGGCCGTG contains:
- a CDS encoding MoaD/ThiS family protein; amino-acid sequence: MIARSEESNSPRTLLAAVPGLDVHLDSWLREFGPRGRETIDAGSVDELLDALEARYPRLRFRLRDETGQLRRYVRVFVDGEDVSGTTGLTTSLAGARSVDILHSIAGG
- a CDS encoding exo-alpha-sialidase, producing the protein MPRNQRVRVLLGTRKGTYVVDSDRRRRTWRVGPAAHAGSEVYHVVADPRHPGDLYAAVNNGFWGPMVQRSRNWGKTWKEIATPLTPVRKDRTGPFFDDSPGAGTPRPLTNLWHIEPGLPSEPGTLFLGADPHLLFRSPDLGASWQGVASLNEHPDRKNWGPGAGGACLHTILLDPRDPQRLYVGMSAVGTFRSEDGGGSWKPVNRGVMTPFLPTKYPETGQCVHHVAMDAANPDVFYRQDHGGMYVSRDRMERWTRIGRALGDDFGFCVASPASAPGRAYFVRLNGQARVTGEGYFQVHAWDDERRRWSRLLQPGAFPGHFGVQREGIATDALTPHGIYVGTTTGQLFISPNAGRSWQLVAYQFPGIHSVSIANPD
- a CDS encoding MarR family transcriptional regulator, with the protein product MSSTSDGSAGRPPNPADRLARTVGRLVRNRIKHGREEARALGLTLPQLFVLVGLREFEPMPVSRWTDAIGVSPSATTGLLDGLEEAGYLARVHGRTDRRQVLISLTPAGRRLGARVERGARARWRAFCRGVSEQDLGAAADTLERIVRRMGPAADLAPRGRPRSRTPPGTRRRDRRSG
- a CDS encoding MFS transporter gives rise to the protein MAAEQDAPPSNAGPPTPAPKTLATFDRAYANRVMVLLAAIVVVVLYIEGMLTPSLPTIQSDFHVDTAQASLIISSYAAAGVALSPVIGKLGDIHGKRKVLSAVMLAYAAAVSVTGFSPTFSFMVAARTVQGIGLTILPLGMALVREEFPRELVPRAQGLLSAMFGVGFVVSLPAGSFISQNYGWRVTYHSAIPFVVLLAILVVLFVRESSYRRPNARVDYVGAAFLGGGLGGVVTGLAQGQLWGWTSAPTLSFLGVGIALFVPFALYEGWWKRRNREPIIDGRLLRERNVLVTNLVLTVVGLAMYVALFSLIYQFEFPPASGGYNGSFPTINIFTAGLYIVPLALAMIVVAAVVSFTVSRVGVKPLALGGAVVTALGFYLVSTAGALSQALLYETVIGAGIAMLNASVINLLILTVDPKDMGQATAMNNVFRNIGGSVGAPIAGSLLATFVLTSGPWAGFGVPAHLAFQYAFWIAAAVMLVGGITILFGQEVLGPRRHSRFAHLPVLPPHARRAAGPGPPDPAPAPAVEGTPLADPAAP